One genomic region from Halomicrobium zhouii encodes:
- a CDS encoding ABC transporter permease, protein MRYYVRRIAQSVFTLLSGLFLTYALYRLIPGSPLKAIMADLIAQQQRRGEVDTEQVARMAEQMTGINPDEPIIVGFFNYVSGIVLRGDFGTSIIYQDPVFDILFRAMPWSIFLSVYGIMLGFTASVLVGVLMAWHEGSKLDSGLTVLVLSVNAIPYYVGAIVFLSVLAFQWGLFPTGGRAPRAVEPGFSLQFMLGILHHGALPILSTFLLGFGAGSLGMRANTVRIVGSDYLRSARLRGVSTNRILTRYLTRNAILPLYTGLVVGIGALFASNVITEQIFQYQGAGWFLFESATKQDYPLVMGSFLFFGTVTVTGILIADLTYGLIDPRAESGSTRDTF, encoded by the coding sequence CCGGGGAGTCCGCTGAAGGCGATCATGGCCGACCTCATCGCCCAGCAGCAACGCAGGGGCGAGGTGGACACCGAACAGGTCGCGAGGATGGCGGAGCAGATGACGGGGATCAACCCGGACGAACCGATCATCGTCGGCTTCTTCAACTACGTCAGCGGGATCGTCCTGCGCGGGGACTTCGGGACCTCGATCATCTACCAGGACCCGGTGTTCGACATCCTCTTCCGGGCGATGCCGTGGTCCATCTTCCTCAGCGTCTACGGCATCATGCTGGGGTTCACGGCGAGCGTCCTCGTCGGCGTGTTGATGGCCTGGCACGAGGGCTCGAAGCTCGACTCCGGGCTGACGGTCCTCGTCCTCTCGGTGAACGCCATCCCGTACTACGTCGGCGCGATCGTCTTCCTCTCCGTCCTGGCGTTCCAGTGGGGACTGTTCCCGACCGGTGGCCGGGCGCCGCGGGCCGTCGAGCCGGGATTCAGCCTCCAGTTCATGCTGGGGATACTCCATCACGGGGCCTTACCCATCCTGTCGACCTTCCTCCTCGGGTTCGGCGCGGGTTCACTCGGGATGCGGGCCAACACCGTCCGCATCGTCGGCTCGGACTACCTCCGGTCGGCGCGCCTGCGGGGGGTGAGCACCAACCGCATCCTCACCCGGTACCTGACCCGGAACGCGATACTGCCGCTGTACACGGGTCTGGTGGTCGGTATCGGTGCGCTGTTCGCCTCGAACGTGATCACCGAACAGATATTCCAGTACCAGGGAGCCGGCTGGTTCCTGTTCGAGTCCGCGACGAAGCAGGACTACCCGCTGGTGATGGGGTCGTTCCTCTTCTTCGGAACGGTGACGGTGACCGGCATCCTGATCGCCGACCTCACCTACGGTCTCATCGACCCGCGCGCTGAATCCGGTTCGACGAGGGATACCTTCTAA
- a CDS encoding ABC transporter permease → MSRDDLETDGGVTQESIFGTGDDERRSRSSPKERFGRGFDSYVRTPFRIAWNDWRTRIGGIGILIYLLMGTVGVLLVPEPTLNEGPRYLQPFQDWTIPFGTDNLGRGIFKQLIHSTPAMLKMALAGLVFAVGVAILFGMIAGYKGGVLDTVLMTITDIFFVLPGLPLIIVLSAIFTPRDPFIVGAILSISVWPRLARELRSQVLSLRTEDYVEASRSMGLSTPTIIGQELMPKLAPYILIRGSGSAVRIIRDSVALYFLGILPFSTTNWGVMMQFAYSTGNAISTPSHLYWLVVPLVALAGMGFSLILFSQGLDRVFNPRLRARNTEHGADEDGTGVM, encoded by the coding sequence ATGTCACGAGACGACCTCGAGACGGACGGCGGCGTCACGCAGGAGAGCATCTTCGGGACCGGCGACGACGAGCGGCGTAGCCGGTCCTCGCCGAAGGAGCGCTTCGGCAGGGGGTTCGACTCCTACGTGCGAACGCCCTTCCGGATCGCCTGGAACGACTGGCGGACGCGCATCGGCGGCATCGGCATCCTGATCTACCTCCTGATGGGCACGGTCGGCGTCCTCCTCGTGCCGGAGCCGACGCTCAACGAGGGGCCACGCTACCTCCAGCCGTTCCAGGACTGGACGATCCCGTTCGGCACCGACAACCTCGGTCGCGGCATCTTCAAACAGCTCATCCACTCGACGCCCGCGATGCTGAAGATGGCCCTGGCCGGTCTCGTCTTCGCCGTCGGCGTCGCGATCCTCTTCGGGATGATCGCCGGCTACAAGGGCGGCGTCCTCGACACCGTGCTGATGACCATCACGGACATCTTCTTCGTGCTCCCGGGACTCCCGCTGATCATCGTCCTGTCGGCCATCTTCACGCCGCGGGACCCCTTCATCGTCGGCGCCATCCTCTCTATCTCCGTCTGGCCCAGGCTCGCCAGGGAGTTACGCTCGCAGGTCCTCTCGTTACGGACGGAGGACTACGTCGAGGCCTCGCGCTCGATGGGGCTGTCGACGCCGACCATCATCGGCCAGGAACTCATGCCGAAGCTGGCCCCCTACATCCTCATCCGCGGGTCGGGCTCCGCGGTGCGGATCATCAGGGACTCCGTGGCGCTGTACTTCCTGGGCATCCTGCCGTTCAGCACGACCAACTGGGGCGTGATGATGCAGTTCGCCTACAGCACGGGGAACGCCATCTCGACGCCGAGCCACCTCTACTGGCTGGTCGTCCCCCTCGTCGCGCTGGCGGGGATGGGCTTTTCGCTGATCCTGTTCTCGCAGGGCCTCGACCGGGTGTTCAACCCGCGACTCCGGGCCCGGAACACGGAACACGGTGCCGACGAAGACGGGACGGGGGTGATGTGA
- a CDS encoding ABC transporter ATP-binding protein, whose protein sequence is MAIDQSGTTGTPDADEDEPEDIVMSVRDARVSFDMARGQAWVLNDVDLDVRRNEILAVVGESGSGKSMFASALLDAVEDPGRLAGDVTYYPDEAAGESQTIGSFDEGLDDSVDVLDLDPDELQAFRWEKVSMVFQGAMNSFNPTMKIKAHFHETIQAHNAVLEERMDHVRKLFDALYIDFDRVMTSYPHELSGGIKQRTLIALALVLEPEVLVMDEPTAALDLLMQRSIISMLRNLRDEFDLTIVFITHDLPLVGGLADRIAVMYAFEFVEVGATRDLMKNAAHPYTRSLLRSVPSITSDVDEMEPIEGARPDPVNIPTGCSFHPRCPVADDRCEIEDPDLAAVEDDLQAACFYTDQAREQIDYTLEDESTGDDR, encoded by the coding sequence ATGGCGATAGACCAGTCGGGAACGACCGGCACGCCCGACGCAGACGAGGACGAACCGGAAGATATCGTCATGTCGGTCCGCGACGCGCGGGTGTCCTTTGACATGGCCCGCGGGCAGGCGTGGGTGCTCAACGACGTCGACCTCGACGTCCGGCGCAACGAGATTCTCGCCGTCGTCGGCGAGTCCGGGTCGGGCAAGTCGATGTTCGCCTCGGCGCTGCTGGACGCCGTCGAGGACCCGGGACGGCTAGCCGGCGACGTCACCTACTACCCGGACGAGGCGGCCGGGGAGAGCCAGACCATCGGCTCGTTCGACGAGGGACTCGACGACTCCGTGGACGTGCTGGACCTGGACCCGGACGAACTGCAGGCGTTCCGGTGGGAGAAGGTCTCGATGGTGTTCCAGGGGGCGATGAACTCGTTCAACCCCACGATGAAGATCAAGGCCCACTTCCACGAGACCATCCAGGCCCACAACGCGGTCCTCGAAGAGCGGATGGACCACGTCCGGAAGCTCTTCGACGCGCTGTACATCGACTTCGACCGCGTGATGACGTCCTATCCACACGAGCTCTCCGGCGGGATCAAACAGCGGACGCTCATCGCGCTGGCGCTGGTGCTGGAACCCGAGGTGCTCGTGATGGACGAGCCGACCGCCGCGCTGGATCTTTTGATGCAGCGCTCTATCATCTCGATGCTGCGGAACCTCCGCGACGAGTTCGACCTCACCATCGTGTTCATCACCCACGACCTGCCGCTGGTCGGCGGCCTCGCGGACCGCATCGCCGTGATGTACGCCTTCGAGTTCGTGGAGGTCGGTGCGACGCGGGATCTCATGAAGAACGCCGCCCATCCCTACACCCGCTCGCTGTTACGGTCGGTGCCGAGCATCACCTCGGACGTCGACGAGATGGAACCGATCGAGGGGGCGCGGCCGGACCCGGTCAACATCCCGACCGGCTGTTCGTTCCACCCGCGCTGTCCCGTCGCCGACGACCGCTGTGAGATCGAGGACCCGGACCTGGCCGCCGTCGAGGACGACCTCCAGGCGGCGTGTTTCTACACCGACCAGGCGCGCGAACAGATCGACTACACGCTGGAAGACGAATCCACGGGGGACGACAGATGA
- a CDS encoding ABC transporter ATP-binding protein → MSTDDATDGEQHDEEAGRADEPLLALEDVEVHYDTGTGIERYLSDKRVKAVDGVNLELEENDIVVLVGESGCGKTTLGKSAVGLERPTGGAVKYRGQDIWEAKDHPRGADIEFREIRRAMQIIHQDPANALNASRRVRAILADPLKKYRTELGPQEREETIYRYLEYVDMTPAEDYADRYPHQLSGGEKQRITLGRALLMNPDVILADEAISALDVSLRVEMMDLILDLQETFDTSYVFISHDLANARYLAKRAGGRIAIMYLGNIVEIGGPDEVIQNPSHPYTEVLRWSTPSMDPDVAMERIKEKPPVRRIDVPDPQDPPSGCAFHPRCTKAREACAAEDPELYDAEETEAACFRALDNHEYWSSQELEDAEGSGTAELGVGD, encoded by the coding sequence ATGAGCACCGACGACGCGACCGACGGGGAACAGCACGACGAGGAAGCCGGGCGCGCCGACGAACCCCTCCTGGCGCTGGAGGACGTCGAGGTCCACTACGATACGGGGACCGGCATCGAGCGCTACCTCAGCGACAAGCGCGTGAAGGCTGTCGACGGGGTGAACCTCGAACTCGAGGAGAACGACATCGTCGTGCTGGTCGGCGAGTCGGGGTGTGGGAAGACCACGCTCGGGAAGTCCGCGGTCGGGCTCGAACGGCCGACCGGCGGCGCCGTCAAGTACCGCGGCCAGGACATCTGGGAGGCCAAGGACCACCCCAGAGGGGCCGACATCGAGTTCCGCGAGATCCGTCGGGCGATGCAGATCATCCACCAGGACCCGGCGAACGCGCTCAACGCCTCGCGCAGGGTGCGGGCCATCCTGGCCGATCCCCTGAAGAAGTACCGGACGGAACTCGGCCCGCAGGAACGCGAGGAGACGATCTACCGCTACCTGGAGTACGTGGACATGACGCCGGCGGAGGACTACGCCGACCGGTACCCCCACCAGCTCTCGGGCGGCGAGAAACAGCGCATCACGCTCGGGCGCGCGCTGTTGATGAACCCGGACGTCATCCTGGCCGACGAGGCCATCAGCGCGCTGGACGTCTCCCTGCGCGTCGAGATGATGGACCTCATCCTCGATCTGCAGGAGACGTTCGACACCTCCTACGTCTTCATCTCCCACGACCTGGCGAACGCTCGCTACCTGGCCAAGCGGGCTGGCGGTCGGATCGCCATCATGTACCTGGGCAACATCGTCGAGATCGGTGGCCCTGACGAGGTGATCCAGAACCCGAGCCATCCCTACACGGAGGTGCTCCGGTGGTCGACGCCCTCGATGGACCCCGACGTCGCGATGGAACGGATCAAGGAGAAACCGCCCGTGCGACGGATCGACGTCCCCGACCCGCAGGACCCGCCGTCGGGCTGTGCGTTCCACCCGCGCTGTACGAAGGCCCGCGAGGCCTGCGCGGCCGAGGACCCGGAACTGTACGACGCCGAGGAAACCGAGGCGGCCTGCTTCCGGGCGCTCGACAACCACGAGTACTGGTCGAGTCAGGAACTCGAGGACGCAGAGGGCTCCGGGACGGCGGAACTCGGCGTCGGCGACTAA
- the thsA gene encoding thermosome subunit alpha has translation MTRQTQSGPTSVTSEETQRSTGEQALALNVAAAEGITDAVRTTLGPRGMDKLLVDGSGDVVVTNDGATLLSEMDVSHPVARSLIQVATTQEAEVGDGTTSAVVLAGALLQEALDLVDDGVHPTTVATGYWMAADVASEALDEMARGVGPDDVPALERVAATAMTGKGAEQARDQLASVVVQAVRAALAENGRVNDDSLVLRAFPTRSLSDSQFVPGLLFDYNPCHRGMPRSQTDADVLVYDGAVETAELSNDGGATVTDFGEYQSFVDREHAELDAAVDRILDAGADVVLATGNIESRARERLARADVTAFYEVDDDDGRQVALATGATPVGDLDVLTADHLGFAGSVAQQKFRELTHKQDAPAERTMVFDDLPGETVGTILLRGGTEHALDEVERAVEDSVGVTVAAVEDGVIVPGAGAPEIALARAVRERSTDVAGREQLALEAFADSLETLPRTLAENAGHDVVDALVALRTAHDDGDWAAGLDADTGDVVDAYRAGVMEPYRVKSCALSSAVDAATLVLRIDDLISAGDLTASDDEN, from the coding sequence ATGACACGGCAGACGCAGTCAGGCCCGACGAGCGTCACGTCCGAGGAAACCCAGCGTAGTACCGGCGAGCAGGCGCTGGCGCTGAACGTGGCCGCCGCCGAGGGCATCACCGACGCGGTGCGGACCACGCTCGGCCCTCGCGGGATGGACAAACTGCTCGTCGACGGATCGGGCGACGTCGTCGTGACCAACGACGGCGCCACCTTGCTGTCGGAGATGGACGTCTCTCACCCCGTCGCCCGGTCGCTGATACAGGTCGCGACGACCCAGGAGGCCGAGGTGGGCGACGGAACGACGTCGGCCGTCGTGCTGGCCGGCGCGCTCCTGCAGGAGGCCCTGGACCTGGTCGACGACGGCGTCCACCCGACGACCGTCGCCACGGGGTACTGGATGGCGGCCGACGTCGCGAGCGAGGCGCTCGACGAGATGGCCAGGGGCGTCGGGCCGGACGACGTCCCCGCGCTCGAACGCGTCGCCGCGACGGCGATGACGGGCAAGGGCGCCGAGCAGGCCAGGGACCAGCTCGCCTCGGTCGTCGTGCAGGCCGTGCGCGCGGCGCTGGCGGAGAACGGCCGGGTGAACGACGACTCGCTCGTCCTGCGGGCGTTCCCGACGCGCTCGCTCTCGGACTCGCAGTTCGTCCCCGGACTGCTGTTCGACTACAACCCGTGTCACCGGGGGATGCCCCGCTCGCAGACGGACGCCGACGTGCTCGTCTACGACGGCGCCGTCGAGACCGCCGAACTGTCCAACGACGGCGGGGCCACGGTCACCGACTTCGGCGAGTACCAGTCGTTCGTCGACCGGGAACACGCCGAACTCGACGCCGCCGTCGACCGGATTCTCGACGCCGGCGCGGACGTGGTGCTCGCGACCGGGAATATCGAATCCCGTGCCCGGGAACGGCTGGCCAGGGCGGACGTGACGGCGTTCTACGAGGTCGACGACGACGACGGCCGGCAGGTCGCGCTGGCGACCGGCGCCACGCCGGTCGGCGACCTCGACGTGCTGACCGCGGACCACCTCGGCTTCGCTGGCAGCGTCGCACAGCAAAAGTTCCGGGAGCTGACCCACAAACAGGATGCACCGGCCGAGCGGACGATGGTGTTCGACGACCTGCCGGGCGAGACGGTCGGGACCATCCTGCTGCGCGGCGGGACCGAGCACGCCCTCGACGAGGTCGAGCGAGCGGTCGAGGACAGCGTCGGTGTGACGGTCGCGGCCGTCGAGGACGGCGTCATCGTACCCGGTGCGGGCGCCCCGGAGATAGCACTCGCACGCGCAGTACGCGAGCGCTCGACGGACGTGGCGGGGCGCGAGCAACTCGCGCTCGAGGCGTTCGCCGATTCGCTGGAGACCCTGCCCCGAACGCTCGCGGAGAACGCCGGTCACGACGTCGTCGACGCGCTGGTCGCGCTGCGGACGGCACACGACGACGGCGACTGGGCCGCCGGCCTCGACGCCGACACCGGGGACGTCGTCGACGCGTATCGGGCTGGCGTCATGGAGCCCTACCGGGTGAAATCCTGTGCGCTGTCGTCGGCCGTCGACGCCGCGACGCTGGTCCTGCGCATCGACGACCTCATCTCGGCGGGCGACCTGACGGCGAGTGACGACGAGAACTGA
- a CDS encoding IclR family transcriptional regulator, translating to MAQTNHPVRTVDRTLEILEIIRELDGAGVSEIADRVQVGKSAVHNHLNTLAQREYVVKEGDEYHIGLAFLGLGAYARNRNEIYDTARPAVDKLAEETGELVNLLVEKQGRGIFLYKAEGDQAVQLGTYAGQRVHLHSTGLGKAILAFRPREEVEAVLDEHGMPAATDKTITDRETFFEELDEIREQRYAVDREEGLPGLRCIAVPITDGHDRALAAISVACPSQRVDDERFFEELPNEVLSAANVVELEHNHS from the coding sequence ATGGCACAGACGAACCATCCGGTCCGGACCGTGGACCGGACGCTGGAGATCCTCGAGATCATCCGCGAACTGGACGGGGCGGGGGTCTCCGAGATCGCCGACAGGGTGCAGGTGGGCAAGAGCGCGGTTCACAATCACCTCAACACGCTCGCCCAGCGCGAGTACGTCGTCAAGGAGGGCGACGAGTACCACATCGGCCTGGCCTTTCTCGGCCTCGGCGCCTACGCCCGCAACCGGAACGAGATCTACGACACCGCCCGGCCGGCGGTCGACAAACTCGCCGAGGAAACCGGCGAGCTCGTGAACCTGCTCGTCGAGAAACAGGGACGGGGCATCTTCCTCTACAAGGCCGAGGGCGACCAGGCCGTCCAGCTGGGCACCTACGCCGGCCAGCGAGTCCACCTCCACTCGACCGGGCTCGGCAAGGCCATCCTCGCGTTCCGCCCGCGCGAGGAGGTCGAGGCGGTCCTCGACGAGCACGGGATGCCCGCGGCGACGGACAAGACGATCACCGACCGCGAGACGTTCTTCGAAGAACTCGACGAGATACGCGAGCAGCGCTACGCCGTCGACCGCGAGGAGGGACTCCCCGGCCTGCGCTGTATCGCGGTGCCCATCACCGACGGCCACGACCGGGCGCTGGCCGCCATCAGCGTCGCCTGTCCGAGCCAGCGGGTCGACGACGAGCGGTTCTTCGAGGAGCTGCCCAACGAAGTTCTCAGTGCGGCCAACGTCGTCGAACTGGAACACAACCACTCCTGA
- the rdfA gene encoding rod-determining factor RdfA: MTDEGHVDENGAGGDGPRTPESRRSKVGRVLAERDLDGLGTELEAYWTGEGSERYSLRDLADHFNRRVLRAALRAADQDPLDGEAENLYELLTGDEVTSGTRIQAEHRLERAGVDVDRLERDFVSHQAVHTYLTKYRDVEAPSSGDGTTVESARTTVQQLRNRLQAVTETTIGALLNANLLSLGDHHVYVDVRVTCNDCQNQYPVTDLFDAGGCECE, encoded by the coding sequence ATGACTGACGAGGGCCACGTAGACGAGAATGGCGCGGGCGGGGACGGGCCGAGGACGCCCGAAAGCCGGCGGAGCAAGGTCGGGCGCGTCCTCGCAGAGCGGGACCTGGACGGGCTGGGCACGGAACTGGAAGCGTACTGGACCGGCGAGGGGAGCGAGCGCTACAGCCTCCGGGATCTCGCGGACCACTTCAACCGGCGCGTCCTCCGGGCAGCGCTCCGAGCGGCCGACCAGGACCCCCTCGACGGCGAGGCCGAGAACCTCTACGAACTGCTCACGGGCGACGAGGTGACCAGCGGGACCCGTATCCAGGCCGAACACCGGCTCGAACGGGCCGGCGTCGACGTCGACCGGCTCGAGCGGGACTTCGTCTCCCACCAGGCTGTCCACACCTACCTCACGAAGTACCGCGACGTCGAGGCACCGTCCTCTGGCGACGGCACGACCGTCGAGAGCGCCCGGACGACGGTCCAGCAACTCAGGAACCGCCTCCAGGCGGTGACGGAGACGACGATCGGCGCCCTGCTGAACGCGAACCTGCTGTCGCTCGGCGACCACCACGTCTACGTCGACGTCCGCGTCACCTGCAACGACTGCCAGAACCAGTATCCGGTGACCGACCTGTTCGACGCGGGCGGTTGCGAGTGCGAGTGA
- a CDS encoding universal stress protein, which yields MERALVVVDDSDANRELLAEAGQLARGVDAELVLFSWVTPGEYDEDAETMEALETAEHASYSGTDALDVARNFARTLAGDVFGDDAPAFDVTASVADDGELADEILDAASREDCDHVFVVGRRRSPTGKVIFGDVAQRIILNFDGPVTVVMG from the coding sequence ATGGAACGGGCACTTGTCGTCGTGGACGACAGCGACGCGAATCGCGAACTGCTCGCAGAGGCGGGGCAACTCGCCCGGGGTGTCGATGCCGAACTGGTCCTGTTCTCCTGGGTCACTCCCGGAGAGTACGACGAGGACGCGGAGACGATGGAGGCTCTCGAGACGGCCGAGCACGCCTCCTACAGCGGGACCGACGCGCTGGACGTCGCGCGGAACTTCGCACGGACGCTGGCCGGAGACGTCTTCGGCGACGACGCGCCCGCCTTCGACGTCACCGCCTCGGTCGCCGACGACGGCGAACTGGCCGACGAGATACTCGACGCGGCGAGTCGCGAGGACTGCGACCACGTGTTCGTCGTCGGCCGCCGCCGCTCGCCGACGGGGAAGGTCATCTTCGGTGACGTGGCCCAGCGGATCATCCTCAACTTCGACGGCCCGGTCACGGTCGTCATGGGGTGA
- a CDS encoding tRNA (N(6)-L-threonylcarbamoyladenosine(37)-C(2))-methylthiotransferase encodes MARYHIETYGCTSNRGESRQIEQALRDGGHHPADGPESADVAILNTCTVVEKTERNMLRRAAELDEETPADLVITGCMALAQGEEFRSADLDADVLHWDDVPQHVLNGECPTVTPDTEPVLDGVVGILPIARGCMSDCSYCITKQATGRIESPPVEENLEKARALVHAGAKEIRITGQDTGVYGWDRNQGESLLPELLERICTEIDGEFRVRIGMANPKGIHGVREELADLFATHDELYSFLHAPVQSGSDDVLADMRRQHCVEEYVEVVETFDEYLDYWTLSTDFIVGFPTEDDRDFQQTMALLRETRPEKINVTRFSKRPGTDAADMKGLGGTVKKERSKAMSELKMDVVAEAYEAMVESDETREVLLVEDGTDESLVGYDGAYRQVVIADAEERGLELGEFVECEITSHNTVYAFGEPVN; translated from the coding sequence ATGGCCCGTTACCACATCGAAACGTACGGCTGCACCTCGAACAGGGGTGAGTCCCGACAGATCGAGCAGGCGCTCCGCGACGGCGGTCACCACCCGGCCGACGGCCCGGAGTCGGCGGACGTCGCCATCCTCAACACCTGCACGGTCGTCGAGAAGACGGAGCGCAACATGCTCCGCCGGGCCGCGGAACTCGACGAGGAGACGCCGGCGGATCTGGTCATCACGGGCTGTATGGCGCTGGCCCAGGGCGAGGAGTTCCGGAGCGCCGACCTCGACGCCGACGTGCTCCACTGGGACGACGTCCCCCAGCACGTCCTCAACGGCGAGTGCCCGACGGTCACGCCGGACACCGAACCCGTCCTCGACGGCGTCGTCGGCATCCTCCCCATCGCCCGCGGGTGCATGAGCGACTGTTCCTATTGCATCACCAAGCAGGCGACCGGCCGGATCGAGTCTCCACCGGTCGAGGAGAACCTGGAGAAGGCCCGCGCGCTGGTCCACGCCGGCGCGAAGGAGATCAGGATCACGGGCCAGGACACCGGCGTCTACGGCTGGGACCGCAACCAGGGCGAGAGCCTCCTCCCCGAGCTACTGGAGCGGATCTGTACCGAAATCGACGGCGAGTTCCGGGTCCGCATCGGGATGGCCAATCCCAAGGGCATCCACGGCGTCCGCGAGGAACTGGCCGACCTGTTCGCGACCCACGACGAACTGTACAGCTTCCTGCACGCGCCGGTCCAGTCGGGCTCCGACGACGTGCTCGCCGACATGCGCCGCCAGCACTGCGTCGAGGAGTACGTCGAGGTCGTGGAGACCTTCGACGAGTACCTCGACTACTGGACGCTGTCGACGGACTTCATCGTCGGCTTCCCGACGGAGGACGACCGCGACTTCCAGCAGACGATGGCGCTCCTGCGCGAGACGCGCCCGGAGAAGATCAACGTCACCCGGTTCTCGAAGCGCCCCGGCACGGACGCCGCCGACATGAAGGGGCTCGGCGGGACGGTCAAGAAGGAGCGCTCGAAGGCGATGTCCGAACTGAAGATGGACGTCGTCGCCGAGGCCTACGAGGCGATGGTCGAGAGCGACGAGACCCGCGAGGTCCTCCTGGTCGAGGACGGCACCGACGAGTCGCTGGTGGGCTACGACGGGGCCTACCGACAGGTCGTTATCGCCGACGCCGAAGAGCGCGGGCTGGAACTGGGCGAGTTCGTCGAGTGCGAGATTACCAGCCACAACACGGTGTACGCCTTCGGCGAGCCCGTCAACTGA
- a CDS encoding ATPase domain-containing protein, translating to MRSSSFPTGPMESVTGRLYSLGMAHHDRLNHAFGGGLPRGSIVLVEGEYGAGKSVLAQRFGYGLCSESHDVTYLSTELTTGKFVTQMASLGYDVTSLLLQDRLLFLHGAVGGTTSDGKRLNLLERLMGATAMWDSDVVLVDTFDAILRNDPTFEGLVADGEHRQAALEIISFFRRLTATGRTVVLTVDSSNLSRDSLDPFRSIADVYLELSVSQVGRHQRRDIEVKRFAGMGTQVGNRIGFSVRPGIGIVVENRMVV from the coding sequence ATGCGTTCGTCCTCGTTCCCGACCGGCCCGATGGAGAGCGTGACCGGCCGGCTCTACTCGCTCGGGATGGCCCACCACGACCGCCTCAACCACGCCTTCGGCGGCGGCCTTCCCCGGGGGAGCATCGTCCTGGTCGAGGGCGAGTACGGCGCCGGCAAGTCCGTCCTCGCCCAGCGCTTCGGCTACGGCCTGTGCTCTGAGTCCCACGACGTCACCTACCTCTCGACGGAACTGACGACGGGCAAGTTCGTCACCCAGATGGCCTCGCTGGGCTACGACGTCACCTCGCTGCTCCTCCAGGACCGCCTCCTCTTCCTCCACGGCGCCGTCGGCGGAACGACGAGCGACGGCAAGCGACTGAACCTCCTCGAACGGCTCATGGGTGCGACGGCGATGTGGGACTCGGACGTCGTCCTCGTCGACACTTTCGACGCCATCCTGCGCAACGACCCCACGTTCGAAGGGCTCGTCGCCGACGGCGAGCACCGCCAGGCCGCCCTGGAGATCATCTCGTTCTTCCGTCGCCTCACCGCGACGGGCCGGACCGTCGTCCTCACGGTAGACTCCTCGAACCTCTCCCGGGATTCGCTCGACCCGTTCCGCTCCATCGCCGACGTCTACCTCGAACTGTCCGTGTCACAGGTCGGCCGCCACCAGCGACGGGACATCGAGGTGAAGCGCTTCGCCGGGATGGGCACGCAGGTGGGCAACAGGATCGGCTTCTCCGTCCGGCCGGGAATCGGCATCGTGGTGGAGAACCGGATGGTCGTCTGA
- a CDS encoding DMT family transporter translates to MSRATTTALFLLLGLLWGGSFVAIEVGLADFPPVLFASFRFYVAGAVILGYAAVSTDHWRPRRNDEWLVAGIAGVLLIGGTHAFLYLGVPYISGAVAAIVISFSPVLTAVFASVLLDDRFTGVGVVGFACALVGIGLISQPDPSNLLSADVVGVGLVFASAVFWALGAVLTRPFRTEMPVQSLQAWAMVIGAPLLHATSIARGESMAAIAWTPVAVGTLAYLGLVAGAVAFLIYFELLDRLGAAEINLIGYLEPVAATGLSYLLLGSLIDLPIVAGFIAIFVGFALIKRDAIREVVLSVAGADDA, encoded by the coding sequence ATGAGTCGAGCGACGACGACTGCGCTCTTTCTCCTCCTCGGCCTCCTCTGGGGCGGGTCGTTCGTCGCCATCGAGGTCGGGCTCGCCGACTTTCCGCCGGTGCTCTTCGCGTCCTTCCGCTTCTACGTCGCTGGCGCGGTCATCCTGGGCTACGCGGCCGTCTCTACCGACCACTGGCGGCCCCGTCGGAACGACGAGTGGCTCGTCGCCGGTATCGCCGGCGTACTGTTGATCGGGGGGACGCACGCGTTCCTGTATCTCGGGGTTCCGTACATCTCCGGTGCCGTGGCCGCCATCGTCATCAGCTTCAGCCCGGTGTTGACCGCCGTCTTCGCCAGTGTTCTCCTCGACGACCGGTTCACCGGGGTCGGTGTCGTCGGGTTCGCGTGCGCTCTCGTCGGAATCGGACTCATCAGCCAGCCCGACCCGTCGAATCTCCTCTCGGCGGACGTCGTCGGCGTCGGGCTGGTCTTCGCCTCCGCGGTCTTCTGGGCGCTCGGTGCCGTCCTGACCCGTCCGTTCCGCACCGAGATGCCGGTCCAGAGCCTCCAGGCCTGGGCGATGGTGATCGGCGCACCGCTGTTACACGCCACGTCAATCGCACGCGGCGAGTCGATGGCTGCCATCGCGTGGACGCCGGTGGCGGTCGGGACGCTCGCGTACCTGGGGCTCGTGGCCGGGGCGGTGGCGTTCCTCATCTACTTCGAGTTACTGGACCGCCTCGGCGCCGCCGAGATCAATCTCATCGGCTATCTCGAACCGGTGGCTGCGACGGGGCTCAGCTACCTCCTCCTGGGGAGTCTGATCGACCTCCCCATCGTCGCGGGGTTCATCGCTATCTTCGTCGGGTTCGCGCTCATCAAGCGCGACGCGATTAGAGAGGTCGTACTCTCGGTCGCTGGCGCCGACGACGCCTGA